In Vigna angularis cultivar LongXiaoDou No.4 chromosome 8, ASM1680809v1, whole genome shotgun sequence, the DNA window GGGGTGTTTTATAGATTGGAGGCAGTAGTGCACGAGATTTAGAAGTCGACCATAGTTGTTGTCCATTGATTGGAACAATTTCATGGCCATAACAAGTTTCATAAGCCTGGAACAATTTCATGGCCATAACAAGTTTCATAagcctgtttcttgtaataagGATGTACATATTGTTCAGGGTTCTGTACTTTGTAAGGAAGAATAGAAAACAGTtaggaccgaacggtcttaaGTATTGAAGGCTGAGTGGTGGATATGAAAGGAAGAATAGAAAACACTtaggaccgaacggtcttaaGTATTGAAGGCCGAGTGGTGGatatgaaagaaagaatagaaaacagTTAGGACCGAACAGTCTTAAGTATTCTAACATACGGCTACCaggaaaacatgaaaatgaaaatatctttTGTTGATCAGAAATGAAAACCCAACATTGACAATCAGTGCCACCAATGTCATCCAGAAGTAGTGTCAAAAACCATCTCCAGCTTTCTTTAcattcattttcaaccacaGCAAAAGCTAGTGGGAAATATTGGTCATTGGGGTCTCTGACCACTGCCACCAACAACTGACCAACAAATGTCATTGGAGTCATTGGGGTCTTTGCAACTTCCTAAGAAGCCTTACTTATAGCCATCTAAATACATATAAAATGACCCAAACCTTGGTGGCAAACTTGGTTGGGGTTGattgactttaattttaaagGTCCCAAACCTCACTCTTAATAATTCACCCACATAATCATATAGACGACTATATTGTCGTTCTCCATCACCAACCAAAGAATCCAAAGCAATTTGCTTGGCCCTTCCAACTTTCCAAGCACTTATTCCAATACTGAACGACTTCTTAATGTCATCAATGATTTGGTTGACTGTCATGTTACCCACATTTACAAACCTGTCTATTAATACTTGTGCAATCCAGTTTACATTTGCACTTTTGTTTCCAAAAACCCGTCCACATCTGTGTCGTCCAACCAGGGTTTTGACCCTAAATGTTTCCTTCCCTCCAACCTTGCTAGCCATAATAAGAAAGCCACAATTGTTTTTGCAAACTGCCCTTACTCTATTCAGATAATTCTTCACAAACTTCAACTCTTTTCCATTTAATACACTATGCTCCATTAGTgcatttttaaactattttaatgaACAGAACTTCATTCCCAATTCGAATTTGAAGTTCTTCTTCATATCATCTTGTCTATACTTTTGAAACTTGCCCCTTTTGAACCTCACATCCTCATCACTTTCTACATCTGAATCCAATTCATCACTATTGTATTCTTCATTGATGTCATGCTCTCCAACTTCTTCATTCATTATAAATGAACCTTCCCCAACATTGCCTCTTCTACTCACAcgtttcttcttttctttcattctaTTCCATCTATCCAAAACTGGATTAATGTTTCTATGAACTTGGTCCACCTATCATTCTCAACACCAaacccatcatcatcatttgCTATTCTTTCCTCTTCATTGTTATCCAACCATGTTGCAGCTGAAACTTCTACTTCCCCCTCAACCACATTCCTgccttcctcttcttcatgAAGATAATCTTGTTTCTCACCACCATCACACtcttcctcacccatttcaaCCTCTTCTACATGCACATTAACATGTGAACCTTGTTGCTCAACACATTCACCCTCTGAATGATATTCCTCAACACCATCACCCACTTCCAGACCCATTCCACCCTCTTCTACAATCTCAAGCACTTCTTCCTGATGTAAATTAACCTCTTCGTCTCCCACTTTGGAAACCACTTCCTCCATCTCCTCTATGTGTCCTTCATCTGCCTCTTCATCACAAGTAAGAAATTGAACTTCCACTGCCTCACTACGAACATGTTGAACATAGATTTCTACCTCTTCCTTATTCTCCTCTGCATAGTTAGCCAAGTACAGTGCTTCCTTGTCATCACTCGGTATTTTGAGATTATTCATCAGCTTTTGTTTCGACCCCTTCCACCATAGCTTGAAGTCTGCATCATACTTAAATTCTTTAACTATTCCAACTGCTTCAAAATACGACCAACGATCCGGATCAACTCCTTTCATCACGTGCATCTCTCCTCCAACATACTGTAGCCCCTTATTATTAACAAAGTTGCCCATGTGATGCAAAGAGACGTCGAAAACCATTTCTAGACCTACATTCAGACATCAACATTTTACGCCCAAATTGGACCAATCATAAgcgaaaaacaaaaacaataacttACCTTGATTGTTTTCGCGTGTCTTTCACACCCAATGTTTCTTTCATGACCACCGCAACGCCCACCTTGATAAAATGACTCCAGTACAATGTTTCGAGTACAATGGTTGGAATACAATGGTTGGAGTAAACCTAGTTttccccaattgaaaaaaagtaAGTTATGAATCCTAATTGCTAATCTGATTTCATAAACCTCACATGCCAATGACTTAATCTCAtcaatataaagaaaagaaaatgtggcAGAAAATAAACTCATACCTGACATCGGACGTGGGTTGGCGTTAAGCCACGTCAAACAAAAATTATCGCCATCCAAAATTAGGGACTATTTACAACAGTTTCAAAACTACgaggactaaaatgaacaaaactttcgaataaggactaaacccaaaattgtgtgatagttaagggactaaaaacatacttaaccCTAGATAATATATATGTCTACCAATACATTTTTGAGTGTGTAAAAATTATAGAGCAAAAGCAGGTAAATTGTGGTTCAAGACCATAAAAAACTAAATGCATTGATCTTTCTTCATTGATCTTTCTCATTGTTCTCTGAGTAATAAGCCTTCAAAACTTTTGGAAGATAGAATGGAAATATGAACCCAAAGAGATTGAAAGACCAGAAAGCCATGTTAGTCATTGCAAGTGCTCTCCCAACAGTAACCCTCCAAGCAGATCCACTGTGCTCCTGATTCATCTTATACACCTCACTCCTAACCCAATCCACAATGGTGAAAATCCTCCTTGAATTGTAGAAGGCAGGAACAAGGGCTCTAATTGGAGCAGAGAATTTTTGTGAAGATGCCACTTCTTCCATGAAAACTTGGCTGGCCAAGAGAAAAACATGGGGTGTTGCTGCTTTGATCGCTTCTTTGTCACCCTCAAAAACACCCTCTAATATATAGGCTATTGGAGTGAAAAGGCCAATGGTGGCACCTGTGAGGGCATAAAGTTGAAGGAGCTTGCTTTGGGAGTTGAAAACTTGAGGATCTTTTGAAGGGTTAAGAGAGGGAAAAGCCACCATGGCTATGAAGTACATGTAAAATAGGGAGAAGAACACAAAGGCAAAGTCTTCAGGGCTCACATTGCCACTGGCAGACAAGATAATAACCACGGCAAGGGAATTGAGCTGAGTGAATGACAGAAAACCCACTTTGTTTTGTGGAGTGGATTTGTTAAAAGTTTTGGGTGCtaggtcttcttcttctttgtaatcaatttccttttcttttgggAGGTTGATGTCAGAGGCAGTTGAACTAACAACACCACCTGACATGTTTGTGCAATGAGAATGTCCTTTTAATGAATTGAAGGACTGATGTTTGGGTGActttgtttctcttttgttgTCTTCAGACGAAAACGAAAACTCGGCTTTTTGTTATGGAGAAACTGATCGGTTTTGTTGAATTGTGATTTCGTTTTGTGGTGGTAAATgcatagaaagaaagaaagtaaatGGGGTTTGGGGAATTTATCGATCGGAAAGAAAGGTACGAGAAATATGGAAAGTGGAAGAAAAGTTTGATGAAGTTAGTTGACAAATGGCAGGTTCACACCAGTTTAAGGTACAAGTTGACTAGGGTTCCTGCCTCAAGTTGAAACACCTGTTTTGTTAGTTCTAAGCTGTGAAATGTGATAATGCTTTCTCTAAATCctatcatttattaaaattgcactttttttcttaaaattaaacgCATTTTATGTTAtgatactttttaaattattaactttaattcattttttatatggttacttttattttatgataacaatatttttactgGTTGAGGCATAGGCATCCATCGTAATCCtgattcaaaaaaatatttcatcagTTAGTGACGTCGTCAGAACTTATTTAGCCTGATTATCACGACAACAATGGTTccaaaaagtaaaagtaaacatgtacggaaagaaaagaagtttattaaaaaaaatggtaactataacaactaaaaaagaaaaaaaagaactaaGTAGCCTATATCCCATATGAAATCTTTTAGGAGGAAAAGGGcggaagaaaaaagaaatcaggCAAAACCTGCTTTCAACATTGTGGCAGAAGACCATCCGATAAAACTTGGACGTCTGCTAACAAACTAATTGGCAACAAAATCAAACTCTGTATATCTGTACAACTAAACTAATCCAATTTATTCTTTCACATCAGGTATTTGTCTTCCGTTTGGGAACATACTTTATCTTGGTTCCCTTTTCAGACTTCATCAATCCGGGTTTGCTCCGGAGGTTGCAGGCAATTTGGTATCTGCTATAGAATCCTGCGTTTCTTCGGACGATGAAGATTCCGAGTCAGAGCTAATATGCAATACCACATGATCTGATGCCAGAGCTTCTTCCCATCCTGcatgaaaatagtttttgatTTGGGAAAATAGATTAAAGACCCAACCCAGCATTTGATCACACTACACTGAATGGAAAAAACATGACAAATGGATAGTGACAAAGCTTACTTCTTGCAAGGAAAGCTTTTGCTTCCTGGATGAAGGACTGGAATCTTCTAATATCCGCTGTTCTCTCTGTACTACCCATGCTTACTTCTGTCTCGTCACTTTGAACTGGAACTTGATCTTCAGTTTCATGCTGGCTGACAGGATCAGTATTCATTGGCTTATCCCAAGAACTATTCTCCTTACCCACATTCTCAACCATAGAATCCTTTTGAGAAGTCACCATATTACCCTCTGATTGTTTGCAATTGTCAATATTAATAGATATAGATCCTATCAAAAGTTGGTTCTTAAGTTGGTCCGGTTTTTTCTCTTGTGTGGTTTTTAAAACCACCTTGTCAATTTCCTCTTCAGACTTTGGACTCCATACTTCACTACCACGACCAATAGCTGATGCCTTGTTATCATTGTTGGCTTCATGTTTCTGATTGACTTCAAGGTTTGGAAGAGGAGAAATCTGGTCTGTATGCAAGTCATCAGCTTCAGACCATCTCTCAAGATTCTGATCAGCGATAGTATCATACTCTGAACGAATATCCTCATTCATTTCCTTATTGGTGTCAATACATTGGGGAGGTACAGGTGAAGCTACGTTATCTGAAAATGCATTCGGATTATGAGCTTCATGTTTCTGATTGACTTCAAGGTTTGGAAGAGGAGAAATCTGGTCTGTATGCAAGTCATCAGCTTCAGACCATCTCTCAAGATTCTGATCAGCGATAGTATCATACTCTGAACGAATATCCTCATTCATTTCCTTATTGGTGTCAATACATTGGGGAGGTACAGGTGAAGCTACGTTATCTGAAAATGCATTCGGATTATGAGCTTCATGTTTCTGATTGACTTCAAAGTTTGGAAGAGGAGAAATCTGGTCTGTATGCAAGTCCTCAGCTTCAGACCATCTCTCAAGATTCTGATCAGCGATAGTATCATACTCCGAACGAGTATCCTCATTTATTTCCTTATTGGTGTCAATATATTGGGGAGGTACAGGTGAAGCTACGTTGTCTGAAAATGCATTCGGATTATGAGCTTCAAAATTGTGCGTTTCTAAAGATGCTTCACTCAGTGATAAAGCCTTTACAGCACTCTCAATATAGCCGTTAATTTCTGCCTCAGCTTTGTGTCTTTGTTCCCTAGCTTTCTGCTCTTTTTGTCTAAGCTTCTTCTGGCGTTTCCTCTCCAAAATCTCAGCTTGTCTATAAAACTAGAGTTAGTTATGAAATAACGAGTCCTACTACCTTTTCATGACCATTTTTCAA includes these proteins:
- the LOC108344844 gene encoding uncharacterized protein LOC108344844 isoform X1, coding for MNTEEKDTIGGESSLHFPTPDGNSDHLLHLLYALDSQGWPLLSPLNVQLHKCDKCSREFCSPMNYRRHIRVDHRKKNLDKEFTKNRDLLEAYWDKLSAEEAKEVISLENVVLEEVPGSSILKSLKTLVLNQRFYSFPAHYLMAGTVLLDILQAKSSSFPISSQVLFNILDEASEKTFLCGTAESVQRYVFVGDAGNNGLELRNIIAFTSFLLEQKLVKAWLTAKEAEALRCQKQLVEEEEAAQKRQAEILERKRQKKLRQKEQKAREQRHKAEAEINGYIESAVKALSLSEASLETHNFEAHNPNAFSDNVASPVPPQYIDTNKEINEDTRSEYDTIADQNLERWSEAEDLHTDQISPLPNFEVNQKHEAHNPNAFSDNVASPVPPQCIDTNKEMNEDIRSEYDTIADQNLERWSEADDLHTDQISPLPNLEVNQKHEAHNPNAFSDNVASPVPPQCIDTNKEMNEDIRSEYDTIADQNLERWSEADDLHTDQISPLPNLEVNQKHEANNDNKASAIGRGSEVWSPKSEEEIDKVVLKTTQEKKPDQLKNQLLIGSISINIDNCKQSEGNMVTSQKDSMVENVGKENSSWDKPMNTDPVSQHETEDQVPVQSDETEVSMGSTERTADIRRFQSFIQEAKAFLARRWEEALASDHVVLHISSDSESSSSEETQDSIADTKLPATSGANPD
- the LOC108344844 gene encoding uncharacterized protein LOC108344844 isoform X2, whose translation is MNTEEKDTIGGESSLHFPTPDGNSDHLLHLLYALDSQGWPLLSPLNVQLHKCDKCSREFCSPMNYRRHIRVDHRKKNLDKEFTKNRDLLEAYWDKLSAEEAKEVISLENVVLEDILQAKSSSFPISSQVLFNILDEASEKTFLCGTAESVQRYVFVGDAGNNGLELRNIIAFTSFLLEQKLVKAWLTAKEAEALRCQKQLVEEEEAAQKRQAEILERKRQKKLRQKEQKAREQRHKAEAEINGYIESAVKALSLSEASLETHNFEAHNPNAFSDNVASPVPPQYIDTNKEINEDTRSEYDTIADQNLERWSEAEDLHTDQISPLPNFEVNQKHEAHNPNAFSDNVASPVPPQCIDTNKEMNEDIRSEYDTIADQNLERWSEADDLHTDQISPLPNLEVNQKHEAHNPNAFSDNVASPVPPQCIDTNKEMNEDIRSEYDTIADQNLERWSEADDLHTDQISPLPNLEVNQKHEANNDNKASAIGRGSEVWSPKSEEEIDKVVLKTTQEKKPDQLKNQLLIGSISINIDNCKQSEGNMVTSQKDSMVENVGKENSSWDKPMNTDPVSQHETEDQVPVQSDETEVSMGSTERTADIRRFQSFIQEAKAFLARRWEEALASDHVVLHISSDSESSSSEETQDSIADTKLPATSGANPD
- the LOC108344167 gene encoding uncharacterized protein LOC108344167; translated protein: MSGGVVSSTASDINLPKEKEIDYKEEEDLAPKTFNKSTPQNKVGFLSFTQLNSLAVVIILSASGNVSPEDFAFVFFSLFYMYFIAMVAFPSLNPSKDPQVFNSQSKLLQLYALTGATIGLFTPIAYILEGVFEGDKEAIKAATPHVFLLASQVFMEEVASSQKFSAPIRALVPAFYNSRRIFTIVDWVRSEVYKMNQEHSGSAWRVTVGRALAMTNMAFWSFNLFGFIFPFYLPKVLKAYYSENNEKDQ